In the Natrinema amylolyticum genome, one interval contains:
- a CDS encoding molybdopterin-dependent oxidoreductase, which produces MVKSRIWGAAARVRPWLPAFAVALAAGLAAVGGSYLSVGRRPAFVATPIDRLVIAASPDALVTFAITQLGTLGHRVAFLTAIALTAVLLGLAALPGAVLLQGRGSVSGASGVRGGALVGVAAGTVLPGAVAFGLTRSPISSAGTAAGAGLVFLVTAGTTLLVGTEDVALGSLGRRRVLGAVGSAIGVSALGLFVRGTGEETVPSGLEIPEDARPEVRESLARARDRSLDVEGLEPLVSTDFYEVDIANVNPAVDREAWTLSITGAVEEEVSYDVADVEAMDIEDRFVTLRCVGDQLNGRQMDTALWSGVPVERLLEAANPQGDRVVLRGADDYYNEFPIDALWPGLLAYRMNGRPLPRAHGAPVRALVPGHWGEINVKWLTEIEVRDEETMGYWEHRGWHGTGPVETVAKLWQVNRLGGGRYEVAGHAYAGTRGIEGVEVSTDGGDTWVAAELSEPLPGDDVWRQWRHEYGAGGRHDVIVRARDGDGNLQIPEQDGPKPDGATGWVTETVRPQ; this is translated from the coding sequence ATGGTAAAGTCACGCATATGGGGGGCGGCCGCTCGCGTGCGCCCGTGGCTCCCGGCGTTCGCCGTGGCGCTCGCTGCGGGACTCGCCGCCGTTGGGGGGTCGTACCTGTCCGTCGGTCGACGGCCGGCCTTCGTCGCGACGCCGATCGACCGGCTCGTCATCGCGGCCAGCCCCGACGCGCTCGTGACGTTCGCGATCACCCAGTTGGGGACGCTCGGCCACCGGGTGGCCTTTCTGACAGCCATCGCACTGACGGCCGTGCTCTTGGGGCTGGCGGCCCTGCCCGGCGCGGTGCTCCTCCAGGGTCGCGGGTCCGTCTCCGGCGCGTCGGGCGTCCGAGGCGGCGCGCTCGTCGGCGTCGCCGCCGGAACGGTCCTGCCGGGCGCAGTCGCGTTCGGACTGACGCGGTCGCCGATATCGAGCGCCGGCACCGCCGCCGGGGCCGGACTCGTCTTCCTCGTCACGGCCGGGACGACCCTCCTCGTCGGCACCGAGGACGTCGCCCTCGGTTCGCTCGGCCGGCGGCGCGTCCTCGGTGCCGTCGGCTCGGCGATCGGCGTGAGCGCGCTCGGACTCTTCGTCCGCGGCACCGGCGAGGAGACCGTCCCGTCGGGCCTCGAGATCCCCGAGGACGCCCGACCCGAGGTTCGGGAGTCACTTGCGCGGGCGAGAGACCGCTCTCTCGACGTCGAGGGGCTCGAGCCGCTGGTCAGCACGGACTTCTACGAGGTCGACATCGCGAACGTCAACCCCGCCGTCGACCGCGAGGCGTGGACGCTCTCGATCACGGGGGCCGTCGAGGAGGAGGTGTCGTACGACGTCGCGGATGTCGAGGCCATGGACATTGAGGACCGGTTCGTCACGCTGCGCTGCGTCGGCGACCAACTCAACGGCCGGCAGATGGACACCGCCCTCTGGAGCGGTGTGCCCGTCGAGCGGCTGCTCGAGGCGGCGAACCCCCAGGGCGACCGCGTCGTCCTGCGCGGGGCCGACGACTACTACAACGAGTTCCCGATCGACGCGCTGTGGCCGGGACTGTTGGCCTACCGAATGAACGGCCGGCCGTTGCCGCGGGCCCACGGTGCGCCGGTGCGCGCCCTCGTCCCGGGTCACTGGGGCGAGATCAACGTGAAGTGGCTGACCGAGATCGAGGTTCGCGACGAGGAGACCATGGGCTACTGGGAGCACCGCGGCTGGCACGGCACCGGTCCGGTCGAGACGGTCGCCAAACTCTGGCAGGTCAACCGCCTCGGAGGCGGCCGCTACGAGGTGGCCGGGCACGCTTACGCGGGCACCAGGGGTATCGAGGGCGTCGAGGTCTCGACCGATGGCGGCGACACCTGGGTCGCCGCCGAACTGTCCGAGCCCCTGCCGGGAGACGATGTCTGGCGGCAGTGGCGTCACGAGTACGGGGCGGGCGGGAGACACGACGTGATCGTCCGGGCTCGCGACGGCGACGGCAACCTCCAGATTCCCGAGCAGGACGGCCCGAAACCCGACGGCGCTACCGGATGGGTCACGGAGACCGTCCGGCCGCAGTAA